The following proteins are encoded in a genomic region of Reichenbachiella sp.:
- a CDS encoding energy transducer TonB, with protein sequence MKLVALAFILSLSFTQAYAQEEDKIYSLADEQPTYPGGMSAFFKYIQSEMQYPDAAKTAGVEGHVFVEYVIEKDGSVSGAKILKSLNGDCDKEALRLISNSVKWTPGKIDGKEVRVKMALPLNFRLPR encoded by the coding sequence ATGAAATTAGTCGCACTTGCCTTCATTCTAAGTTTATCCTTCACTCAGGCCTACGCACAAGAGGAAGATAAGATATATTCTCTAGCTGATGAGCAACCGACCTACCCTGGTGGAATGTCGGCTTTTTTCAAATACATACAATCTGAGATGCAATATCCAGATGCTGCAAAAACAGCTGGTGTAGAAGGCCACGTATTTGTAGAATATGTCATTGAAAAAGACGGAAGCGTCTCAGGAGCAAAAATTCTTAAGAGTTTAAATGGGGATTGCGACAAAGAAGCGCTTCGCTTAATTTCTAATTCTGTCAAATGGACGCCCGGTAAAATAGACGGAAAAGAAGTCAGAGTGAAAATGGCTCTGCCATTGAACTTTAGATTGCCTAGATAA
- a CDS encoding LytTR family DNA-binding domain-containing protein, which produces MKVLIIEDEKFAQEELKRFLERIEDYKIEVMDCLESVEDAVEWFDANDEPDLVFMDIQLSDGLSFEIFNQKHITCPVIFTTAFENYAIQAFKVNSVDYLLKPIDEKDLKAAIDKYSAIKNQFSAQKSPALSSVQVEKLLNMSMEAVEYKKRFIIKTGDRLRHVSVDDIAYFYSENDYTYLVAKENARFIIDYKLDELVELLDPNEFFRLSRKFITNIHSVKMVNKYFNSRLEVILEPEPKDQILISRVRVPEFLNWLER; this is translated from the coding sequence ATGAAGGTGTTAATTATTGAAGATGAGAAGTTTGCTCAGGAAGAACTGAAAAGGTTTCTAGAGCGAATCGAAGACTATAAAATAGAGGTAATGGATTGCCTCGAGTCTGTAGAAGATGCTGTTGAATGGTTTGACGCCAATGATGAGCCAGACTTGGTATTTATGGATATCCAGCTTTCAGACGGTTTAAGTTTTGAAATATTCAACCAAAAGCACATTACGTGTCCGGTCATTTTCACTACGGCGTTTGAAAATTATGCGATCCAGGCCTTCAAAGTCAATAGTGTCGATTATTTATTAAAACCTATTGACGAAAAAGACCTTAAAGCAGCCATAGACAAGTACAGTGCGATTAAAAATCAGTTTTCGGCTCAAAAATCACCGGCTCTCAGTTCTGTTCAAGTAGAAAAGTTGCTCAACATGAGCATGGAGGCAGTAGAATATAAGAAGCGTTTTATCATTAAAACAGGTGATCGACTGAGGCATGTGTCTGTAGATGACATTGCCTATTTCTATTCTGAAAATGACTATACCTATCTTGTGGCCAAAGAAAACGCCAGATTCATTATTGATTACAAGTTGGACGAACTAGTGGAACTCCTAGACCCTAATGAGTTTTTCCGACTGTCAAGGAAGTTTATTACCAATATCCATTCTGTGAAAATGGTGAACAAATATTTCAATAGTAGGTTGGAGGTAATTCTGGAACCAGAACCTAAAGACCAAATATTGATCAGCAGGGTGAGAGTTCCTGAGTTTTTAAATTGGCTTGAAAGATAA
- a CDS encoding histidine kinase: MDQLLLANKALKIPGTYSNSKFNYWRWLSILIMGIGTQFFVDFIYSLFYEEYGLRFEWQEYLIAIVIAFIILEGVRWVNRGLERYMPWVENISNRFFAQLVTNSLFVVLAVTGLKFLFDHLLGKPIVRPMFDDVVVITTTFSITVIVVAIEMGLYFLNRWRRSMVELERFKKSSLEFRHEMLKTQVNPHFLFNSLNTLSSLVYSDQETAYHFIRQLASVYRNVLEHRNKGLVTLEEELKATSSYIDLMRLRFGDKLNLQFNISEDKNLHQLPPLMLQLLIENAIKHNVVSEKYPLSLWISLEDDQVVIKNSLRLKSSKGYSSKIGLDNICSHYDIVTDKKVVIEQTEEFFTVKIPLLNPDYEGVNY, encoded by the coding sequence ATGGATCAACTATTATTGGCAAACAAAGCATTGAAAATTCCTGGTACATATTCAAATAGCAAATTCAACTATTGGCGCTGGCTCAGTATTCTTATTATGGGTATTGGCACTCAGTTTTTTGTAGATTTTATCTACAGTCTATTTTACGAAGAATATGGATTGCGCTTTGAATGGCAAGAGTATCTAATTGCTATTGTCATCGCCTTCATTATACTAGAAGGTGTCCGCTGGGTCAATAGAGGGCTCGAAAGGTATATGCCTTGGGTAGAAAATATCTCAAACAGATTTTTTGCCCAACTCGTTACCAACAGTTTGTTTGTGGTTTTGGCCGTAACTGGCTTGAAATTTCTATTTGATCATCTCCTGGGCAAGCCAATCGTACGCCCCATGTTTGATGATGTGGTGGTGATTACGACTACTTTTTCCATTACCGTAATCGTGGTGGCTATTGAAATGGGCCTCTATTTTTTGAATAGATGGAGACGATCTATGGTTGAGCTCGAAAGATTCAAAAAATCCAGCTTGGAATTCCGTCATGAAATGCTCAAAACACAAGTAAATCCGCATTTCTTATTCAATAGTCTCAACACACTATCCTCCTTAGTCTACTCTGATCAAGAAACCGCGTACCATTTTATAAGACAACTGGCTAGTGTTTATAGGAATGTGCTTGAACATAGAAATAAGGGCCTGGTAACTTTAGAAGAAGAGCTCAAGGCCACATCTTCTTATATTGACCTCATGCGATTACGCTTTGGAGACAAGCTCAACCTCCAATTCAATATATCTGAAGACAAAAACTTGCACCAATTGCCGCCTCTGATGTTGCAGTTGTTGATAGAAAATGCGATCAAACATAATGTAGTATCTGAAAAATACCCATTATCCTTATGGATCTCCTTGGAGGATGATCAAGTAGTCATTAAAAATTCACTTAGGCTAAAATCCTCGAAAGGTTATTCATCTAAAATTGGATTGGATAATATTTGCAGTCACTATGATATCGTGACTGACAAGAAGGTGGTTATTGAACAAACGGAAGAATTTTTTACAGTTAAAATTCCATTGCTGAATCCGGATTATGAAGGTGTTAATTATTGA
- a CDS encoding T9SS type A sorting domain-containing protein, which yields MKALKLTVIAIFALTTAALAHVDKAGKEERTEVKVNIFSHTNDMVYLQLENPADSKVQIAIIDQKGETLHSETVKKDLTILKRFDVSALPSGMYSYKVSNEDYTIIRKIEKK from the coding sequence ATGAAAGCTTTAAAATTAACAGTAATCGCAATCTTCGCTCTTACTACTGCAGCTTTGGCTCACGTGGACAAAGCAGGAAAAGAAGAAAGAACAGAAGTAAAAGTCAACATCTTCTCTCATACCAATGACATGGTATACCTACAGTTAGAAAATCCTGCTGACAGCAAAGTGCAAATCGCTATCATAGACCAAAAAGGAGAAACCCTTCACAGCGAAACCGTAAAAAAAGATTTGACCATCTTGAAAAGATTTGATGTATCGGCGCTTCCTTCTGGAATGTATTCCTACAAAGTATCCAACGAAGATTACACCATTATAAGAAAAATCGAGAAGAAGTAA
- a CDS encoding OmpA family protein encodes MKQLAQLLLLLFFLTSTLGISAQNPEDPASGHKAYKKGVRLFKNGNYVKAEEQFQMLLDSGYRDHDLIAYQAQVHLELHEPHAAKDVLLLAKDRTQDLDYLLAISHYYLEEFEEAFVELSFVTDTATYHVKEMHDRIENVMHHYHDAQGYVVQNFGPEVNTKFREYAPVMYDGFSELLFTSRNDSSEYTAHDGLAFEAIHDTRIDSLNKWHVADPFEFHTNHEQRHDATVQVYRNHTKLITFHDGQLFKSHRVGNVWEEDGPLELHADEVATDTHCHITDDESSIIFASDFHTYGHNLDLFTAYKLEDGTWSEPEPIAELNTDFDEDSPFLADDSTLYFSSRGHGSLGGYDVFKTTYDKTKKKWNKPINLDYPINTVAEDIYFSTYGKVGFISSTRNGGYGSLDLYRILLFNEILIGGTITDEKTKEPVPNAAVEIAYDSLYFRTYTDKNGKYEIYAPVNKNMKITVVDGDRQLSQGEYFLDVFFREEDNLGFDLEIPSEGAVASAAAGPQLIHVEMKNDFEEKPYIKSIAKDEISSWSDSLKNHYEKVRIAHAPPGPGTVTVYLEFNSTELSSSVKEVLDELYKDLLKTGRYRVEISGHTDPKGPMAYNQKLSERRAKVVADYMFEHGFDAKKAKVVGYGETKLIDKTNSEEADAKNRRVEIRYY; translated from the coding sequence ATGAAACAGCTCGCTCAGCTATTACTTCTCTTATTTTTTTTGACATCTACATTGGGCATTAGTGCCCAAAATCCTGAAGATCCGGCGTCCGGTCACAAGGCGTATAAAAAAGGTGTTCGGCTTTTTAAAAATGGAAATTATGTCAAAGCCGAGGAACAGTTTCAAATGTTATTGGATTCGGGCTACAGGGATCATGACCTGATTGCTTATCAGGCGCAAGTGCATTTGGAGTTGCACGAGCCACACGCGGCTAAAGATGTGCTGTTGCTGGCTAAAGACAGAACCCAAGACCTCGATTATTTATTAGCTATCTCGCATTATTATTTAGAGGAATTTGAAGAAGCGTTTGTTGAGCTGTCGTTTGTCACTGATACGGCTACCTACCATGTAAAAGAAATGCACGATAGGATAGAGAATGTGATGCATCACTATCATGACGCACAGGGTTATGTGGTGCAGAATTTTGGTCCAGAGGTAAACACAAAATTCAGAGAGTATGCACCCGTTATGTATGATGGGTTTAGTGAATTACTTTTTACTAGTCGAAATGACTCTAGTGAGTATACTGCACATGATGGGCTGGCCTTCGAAGCTATTCATGACACCAGAATTGATAGTTTGAATAAATGGCATGTGGCGGATCCTTTCGAATTTCACACCAATCATGAACAAAGACATGATGCAACTGTGCAGGTTTATAGAAATCATACGAAGCTGATTACTTTTCATGACGGGCAATTATTTAAATCTCATAGGGTCGGCAACGTATGGGAAGAAGATGGACCGCTCGAGCTACATGCTGACGAAGTAGCTACAGACACTCATTGTCACATCACAGATGATGAGAGCAGTATCATCTTCGCTTCAGATTTTCATACCTATGGACATAATCTGGATTTGTTTACGGCCTACAAATTGGAAGACGGTACTTGGAGCGAGCCTGAACCAATTGCAGAATTGAATACTGATTTTGATGAAGACTCACCATTCTTAGCAGATGATAGTACTTTGTACTTCAGTTCGAGAGGGCATGGATCTTTGGGAGGCTACGATGTGTTCAAAACGACCTATGACAAAACAAAAAAGAAATGGAATAAGCCAATCAACTTGGACTATCCAATCAATACGGTAGCGGAGGACATCTATTTCTCCACCTATGGAAAGGTTGGTTTTATAAGCTCGACAAGAAACGGAGGCTATGGCTCATTGGATTTGTATAGGATTTTGTTGTTCAATGAAATTCTAATTGGGGGAACCATCACGGACGAAAAGACTAAAGAGCCTGTACCAAACGCAGCGGTTGAAATTGCCTATGACTCATTGTATTTCCGTACTTACACGGATAAAAATGGTAAATATGAAATATACGCTCCAGTAAATAAGAATATGAAAATTACGGTGGTTGATGGTGACAGACAATTGTCTCAGGGTGAGTATTTTCTGGATGTATTTTTTAGGGAAGAAGACAACTTAGGTTTCGACCTGGAAATCCCAAGTGAAGGTGCTGTGGCATCAGCTGCAGCCGGTCCTCAGCTCATTCATGTCGAAATGAAGAATGATTTTGAAGAAAAGCCATACATAAAATCCATAGCTAAGGATGAAATATCCAGCTGGTCTGACAGTTTAAAAAATCACTATGAGAAGGTTAGAATTGCACATGCACCTCCAGGTCCTGGTACTGTTACCGTCTATCTTGAATTTAATAGTACTGAGTTAAGTTCTTCTGTAAAAGAAGTTTTGGATGAGCTTTATAAAGACTTGCTAAAAACTGGACGATATAGGGTGGAAATCAGCGGACATACAGACCCAAAAGGTCCTATGGCTTATAATCAGAAGCTGTCAGAGCGAAGAGCGAAAGTAGTAGCCGACTATATGTTTGAGCATGGCTTTGATGCCAAAAAAGCTAAGGTGGTGGGATATGGAGAAACGAAGCTTATTGACAAAACCAACTCCGAGGAGGCAGATGCAAAAAACAGACGAGTAGAAATAAGATATTATTAA
- a CDS encoding T9SS type A sorting domain-containing protein has protein sequence MKASLKLLVVVAFTTVANVALANVDKAEKEKSAQIKAQIFSSKNDMIYVQLEKAGKGKAYIEISDLQGNVLHFESVKDETKILKRFDISKLPAGAYYYKVSSDYYTLKKKIEKE, from the coding sequence ATGAAAGCTAGTTTAAAATTATTAGTGGTCGTGGCATTCACGACAGTTGCAAATGTAGCTTTGGCCAATGTGGACAAAGCCGAAAAAGAAAAGAGTGCTCAAATCAAAGCACAGATTTTTTCATCCAAAAATGATATGATCTATGTACAGCTGGAAAAAGCTGGTAAAGGAAAAGCTTATATAGAAATCTCTGACCTACAGGGCAATGTACTGCACTTCGAGTCTGTAAAAGACGAGACTAAGATTTTAAAGAGGTTCGATATTTCTAAGCTTCCTGCTGGAGCCTACTACTATAAAGTTTCCAGTGATTATTATACACTAAAAAAGAAAATTGAAAAGGAATAG
- a CDS encoding sensor histidine kinase — translation MKFNFRIILYFGFAGILASAFMSTLRFVQNDFEGDIINICGNFFLNAIQGYVLVVIVASVVLLVLSWINKVFPWNKNAYVRFAADLLITPVVAVVVMIPLSIFTFYVGMDYDHATLREHNITNLVMAIVMDMIMVGIYEGYYFFNLWKSSLIRNEQLEKENMTAHYEALKNQINPHFLFNSLNTVSALIHEDPNRAEEFIDEFAKIYRFLLEHQDKNLHLLEDELTFVRSFLSLQKIRFGKSLQSSIEVEEHKLKYLIPTLSLQLLVENAIKHNRVTQEQPLHITITDEEHMIVVKNSLQLRSESLKSTGIGLNNLNARYKMLASLKPVFLQTQGEYVAKLPLIKEE, via the coding sequence ATGAAATTCAATTTTAGAATCATACTATACTTTGGATTTGCAGGCATACTGGCCTCTGCATTCATGTCCACGCTGCGATTCGTGCAAAATGATTTTGAAGGAGACATAATCAACATTTGTGGAAATTTCTTTCTTAACGCCATCCAAGGTTATGTTTTGGTCGTTATCGTTGCGAGCGTCGTGCTCTTAGTTTTGTCATGGATCAACAAAGTTTTTCCCTGGAATAAAAATGCTTATGTGCGATTTGCTGCCGATTTGTTAATTACCCCAGTGGTGGCAGTGGTGGTGATGATACCGCTTTCGATTTTTACTTTTTATGTAGGTATGGACTATGATCATGCTACATTGAGAGAACATAACATTACTAATTTGGTCATGGCAATTGTGATGGATATGATCATGGTGGGGATATATGAAGGGTACTATTTTTTCAATCTGTGGAAAAGCTCTTTGATAAGAAATGAACAGTTGGAGAAGGAAAATATGACGGCTCACTACGAAGCATTAAAAAATCAGATCAATCCTCATTTCCTATTCAACAGTTTAAATACCGTTTCTGCATTGATTCATGAAGACCCGAATAGAGCGGAAGAGTTTATAGATGAGTTTGCGAAAATTTATCGCTTTCTGTTGGAACATCAAGATAAAAACCTGCATTTGCTAGAGGATGAATTGACATTTGTCCGTTCTTTTTTGTCACTTCAAAAGATCAGGTTTGGTAAAAGCCTACAATCTTCAATAGAAGTGGAGGAGCATAAACTAAAATATTTGATTCCTACGCTTTCCTTACAATTGCTTGTTGAAAACGCAATCAAGCATAATCGAGTCACTCAAGAACAACCTTTGCATATTACCATAACAGATGAAGAGCATATGATCGTTGTAAAAAATTCTTTGCAGCTTAGATCCGAAAGCTTAAAATCCACTGGAATTGGCTTGAATAATCTAAATGCGCGTTACAAAATGCTCGCAAGTCTAAAGCCCGTTTTTCTACAGACACAAGGTGAGTATGTGGCAAAACTTCCATTGATAAAAGAGGAATAG
- a CDS encoding LytTR family DNA-binding domain-containing protein codes for MTQVVIVEDEPLAAQKLSRQLKNIDPDIEILATLDSVAKAVDFLSSRTVDLIFLDIHLGDDLSFSIFEKLQVKVPVIFTTAYDQYAIKAFKVNSIDYLLKPVNKTDLKQALEKFYEQRPGQQAPINYQSLINSLQSGSSESYQSRFLVYKGDKVKSIEVETVAYFFAEGKHVYLVDKGGQQYLLDYTLDKLKECLDPQYFFRINRQFIIHIQAIEEMTAYTKGRIKIDLNPAAKKEAIVSIERASTFKTWLNK; via the coding sequence ATGACTCAGGTAGTAATAGTTGAAGATGAGCCGCTGGCAGCTCAAAAGCTTAGTAGGCAGCTGAAAAATATTGACCCTGACATTGAAATTTTAGCTACACTAGATTCTGTGGCTAAGGCCGTAGACTTTTTGTCCTCACGTACAGTCGACCTTATTTTTCTTGATATCCATCTTGGAGATGATTTGAGCTTCAGCATTTTTGAAAAGCTACAGGTAAAGGTGCCAGTCATATTTACAACTGCGTACGATCAATATGCGATTAAGGCATTTAAGGTAAACAGTATTGATTATTTGCTAAAGCCTGTAAATAAGACGGACCTCAAACAGGCGTTGGAAAAGTTTTATGAGCAAAGGCCAGGTCAGCAAGCACCGATAAATTATCAGTCACTAATAAATAGTCTGCAATCCGGTTCATCTGAGTCTTATCAAAGTCGATTTTTGGTATACAAAGGAGACAAGGTGAAAAGTATTGAAGTCGAAACCGTGGCTTATTTTTTCGCGGAAGGAAAGCATGTCTATCTAGTTGATAAAGGAGGGCAGCAATACTTGCTCGATTATACTTTGGATAAGTTGAAGGAATGCTTAGATCCTCAGTACTTTTTTAGAATCAACCGTCAGTTCATCATACACATTCAGGCTATTGAGGAAATGACAGCCTATACAAAGGGACGAATAAAAATTGACCTAAATCCTGCAGCCAAGAAGGAGGCGATTGTAAGTATCGAGCGAGCTTCGACTTTTAAGACTTGGCTAAACAAATAA
- a CDS encoding tetratricopeptide repeat protein — MSKILKVGLLFLIQIGCLDQCYSQQIHIDSLKKTIQTTTSLESKANAYNLLGLKYYRSDPDSATYFIEQAFVISQEIKHVSGQAEYFRVDGLIKHNTGLYTESLRQFEVSLEMFRAISDSSKVGMVYKNIGWVYLELGDFPEALTYFAKANTIADVQQDLLLKGQVLNNLGVFMALIGEYDSAMVHLLKSVEITKQNGDPLIGLTHTNIGLVKSSLGDYESAESYFLKGLELDLLNEQPWGVANAFENIGELKLTLGLMNEAQEHFQKARDQFVKLKDIKGVAVNDNFLGVILYKKAQYKLALEKLENAYKLYKEIDYQRGMAKVLRDMSNCNILMGNSETAITLANKSLDIAIEIGQIPEAVQTAETLHKIYADRGDTKNAYKQAVTYMAFKDSLYNRQKLEYVTQLEAKHRLSQIEQENQLLHKENQLKANELQASNLKIARQNTIQFALVICLAFALLTAFFWYRFNLKKQKTIKLLRKLNDEITSQKEQIARQANELELVNREMKNMNESLEVLVKERTKKIESQNKKLRDYAFSNSHEVRAPLSNLLGLINVSKIQGMSTEEQEEIIEKIYISALDLDSVITKVNKILEEEGL, encoded by the coding sequence ATGAGCAAAATTCTAAAGGTTGGCTTGTTGTTCCTAATCCAAATTGGGTGTTTAGACCAGTGCTATTCACAACAAATCCACATTGACAGCCTTAAGAAAACAATACAAACTACCACTTCTTTAGAAAGTAAAGCCAATGCATATAACCTTTTAGGTCTCAAATATTATCGGTCTGACCCAGATAGTGCTACCTATTTTATAGAACAAGCATTTGTGATTAGTCAGGAGATTAAACATGTTTCTGGTCAGGCAGAATACTTTCGGGTCGACGGCCTCATCAAGCACAATACCGGCCTGTATACCGAGTCACTCAGACAATTTGAGGTCTCATTGGAAATGTTTCGAGCCATTTCAGATTCCAGCAAGGTGGGCATGGTATATAAAAATATCGGATGGGTCTATTTGGAATTAGGTGATTTTCCAGAAGCCTTGACTTATTTCGCTAAAGCCAATACTATAGCTGATGTTCAACAGGACTTGTTGCTCAAAGGTCAGGTATTAAATAACCTAGGTGTTTTTATGGCTCTTATAGGAGAGTATGATAGTGCGATGGTTCATCTGCTAAAGTCTGTAGAAATAACAAAACAAAATGGAGACCCTCTCATAGGGCTCACGCATACCAATATAGGCTTGGTCAAATCCAGCTTGGGCGATTACGAATCTGCTGAATCCTATTTTTTAAAAGGATTAGAGTTAGATCTACTCAACGAACAACCATGGGGAGTCGCTAATGCGTTTGAAAATATCGGAGAATTGAAGCTAACACTAGGCCTGATGAATGAAGCTCAAGAGCATTTTCAAAAGGCACGTGATCAATTCGTCAAACTCAAGGACATCAAGGGTGTTGCTGTGAATGACAATTTTCTCGGTGTTATACTCTACAAAAAAGCTCAATATAAACTCGCACTTGAAAAGCTCGAAAATGCTTACAAACTCTATAAAGAGATTGACTATCAACGAGGCATGGCCAAAGTGCTGCGAGATATGTCCAACTGTAATATCCTCATGGGTAATTCTGAAACTGCCATTACACTCGCGAACAAATCACTCGACATCGCTATAGAAATTGGCCAAATCCCTGAAGCCGTACAAACAGCTGAAACCCTACATAAAATATATGCAGATCGAGGAGACACAAAAAACGCCTACAAACAAGCAGTAACCTACATGGCCTTCAAAGACAGCTTGTACAACCGCCAGAAACTGGAATATGTAACACAACTGGAGGCCAAACACAGACTGTCTCAAATAGAGCAAGAAAATCAACTCCTACATAAAGAAAACCAACTAAAAGCAAACGAGTTACAAGCGTCTAATCTGAAGATAGCCCGTCAAAATACCATTCAATTTGCCCTTGTTATCTGTTTAGCATTTGCCCTGCTTACTGCATTTTTCTGGTACAGATTCAACCTGAAAAAGCAAAAGACAATTAAACTACTCAGAAAACTAAATGACGAGATCACTAGCCAAAAGGAACAAATAGCAAGGCAAGCAAATGAACTAGAATTGGTGAACAGAGAAATGAAAAACATGAATGAGTCTCTGGAGGTACTAGTCAAGGAACGAACAAAAAAGATCGAATCTCAGAACAAAAAACTCAGAGATTATGCTTTTTCCAATTCACATGAAGTCAGAGCACCATTGTCCAATCTATTGGGGCTCATCAATGTATCTAAAATCCAGGGAATGTCGACCGAAGAACAAGAAGAAATCATAGAAAAAATCTACATCTCAGCACTTGATCTGGATAGTGTGATCACCAAGGTTAATAAGATCTTGGAGGAAGAGGGGTTATGA
- the sucC gene encoding ADP-forming succinate--CoA ligase subunit beta, translated as MNIHEYQAKEILKGYGVTIQEGIVAETPEEAKAAAKKLNAETGTEWYVVKAQIHAGGRGKGTVNETGSHGVVLAKSLDEVPEKAAGILKGTLVTHQTGPEGKVVNKVLIAQDVYYPGESEPSEYYLGILLDRAKGCNVIMASTEGGMDIETVAEETPEKIIKEWIDPTVGLQAFQARKVAFALGLEGDAFKGMVKFIFSLYKAYEATDSSMFEINPVLKTSDNKILAVDAKVDIDDNALYRHKDIAALRDYTEEDPAEVEAAKSGLNYVKLEGNVGCMVNGAGLAMATMDIIKLSGGEPANFLDVGGSANAQTVEAGFRIIMQDPNVKAILINIFGGIVRCDRVASGVVEAYKNIGEINIPIIVRLQGTNAEEGAKIIEESGLKVYSAIVLKDAAAKVKELI; from the coding sequence ATGAACATTCACGAATATCAAGCGAAGGAAATACTTAAAGGATATGGGGTCACAATACAAGAAGGTATTGTAGCTGAAACTCCAGAAGAAGCGAAAGCTGCAGCAAAGAAATTGAATGCAGAAACGGGTACCGAATGGTATGTGGTAAAAGCTCAGATTCATGCTGGAGGAAGAGGAAAAGGAACCGTAAATGAAACAGGTTCTCATGGTGTTGTTTTGGCGAAAAGCCTAGACGAAGTCCCAGAAAAAGCTGCCGGTATTTTGAAAGGAACTTTGGTGACACACCAGACTGGACCTGAAGGCAAAGTAGTAAACAAAGTTTTGATCGCTCAGGATGTTTATTATCCAGGAGAATCTGAACCAAGTGAATATTATCTAGGCATTTTGCTTGACAGAGCCAAAGGATGTAATGTAATCATGGCATCTACAGAAGGTGGAATGGACATTGAAACTGTAGCTGAAGAGACTCCAGAAAAAATCATCAAGGAATGGATTGACCCAACTGTTGGCTTGCAAGCATTCCAAGCTAGAAAAGTAGCTTTCGCTCTTGGGCTTGAAGGTGATGCCTTTAAAGGCATGGTGAAATTTATCTTCTCACTATACAAAGCTTACGAAGCTACTGATTCGTCTATGTTTGAAATCAACCCAGTGTTGAAAACATCTGACAATAAAATATTAGCTGTAGATGCTAAAGTTGATATAGACGACAATGCATTGTACAGACACAAAGACATCGCAGCACTTAGAGACTACACAGAAGAAGATCCTGCAGAAGTAGAAGCTGCCAAATCTGGTTTGAACTATGTGAAGTTGGAAGGTAATGTAGGCTGTATGGTAAACGGAGCTGGATTGGCTATGGCGACTATGGACATTATCAAATTGTCTGGAGGTGAGCCTGCTAACTTCCTAGATGTAGGGGGTTCTGCCAATGCACAAACCGTAGAAGCTGGTTTCAGAATCATCATGCAAGACCCTAACGTGAAAGCTATCTTGATTAACATCTTCGGTGGTATCGTAAGATGTGACAGAGTAGCGAGTGGTGTTGTTGAAGCTTATAAGAATATTGGAGAAATCAATATTCCAATCATAGTAAGACTTCAAGGGACTAACGCTGAAGAAGGCGCTAAAATCATTGAAGAATCAGGATTGAAAGTTTACTCTGCAATCGTATTGAAAGATGCGGCGGCTAAAGTGAAGGAATTGATATAA